A single window of Solenopsis invicta isolate M01_SB chromosome 3, UNIL_Sinv_3.0, whole genome shotgun sequence DNA harbors:
- the LOC105202752 gene encoding uncharacterized protein LOC105202752, with amino-acid sequence MIDSREDLSDIEKLHYLQSALTGDAANKIKILAIEGSNYSTAWDLLKRAHEVKRILISRHLSLLRNLSVVEKETTEGLSKLADDAQQHVAALTALGVSVSSEMLLNLLESKMPKKTAEKWEETLSRDDYPNIDDLYEFLYRTAVRVSKRSRIELSKRDEDKDSPLAKRGRTNKAFVTGVANNCPACKVQQHPLFKCDKFRQLDTVKRIEVIKNARLCYNCMRSHKGKPCNYTTCTICRKRHNTLLHLNKNANVTTKPDATDSKTEGSA; translated from the coding sequence ATGATAGATTCACGTGAAGATTTATCCGATATAGAAAAACTTCATTATCTACAATCAGCATTAACAGGCGACGCGGCCAATAAAATAAAGATCTTGGCAATAGAAGGTTCCAATTATTCTACGGCATGGGACTTATTAAAACGTGCACATGAAGTGAAACGTATTCTAATCTCACGCCATCTTTCTCTACTTAGAAATTTGTCTGTTGTCGAGAAAGAAACCACCGAAGGTTTGTCGAAACTTGCCGACGATGCACAACAACACGTCGCAGCATTGACCGCGTTGGGAGTTAGTGTTAGCTCTGAAATGCTCTTAAACCTCCTAGAAAGTAAAATGCCGAAGAAAACGGCCGAGAAATGGGAAGAGACGCTTAGCCGAGACGACTATCCAAACATAGATGATTTGTATGAATTTCTATACAGAACCGCAGTCCGTGTGTCTAAACGCAGTCGAATAGAATTAAGCAAGCGTGACGAAGATAAGGATTCACCGCTCGCAAAAAGGGGTCGAACCAATAAAGCCTTTGTGACGGGCGTCGCGAACAATTGTCCAGCATGCAAGGTCCAACAACATCCTTTATTTAAGTGTGACAAATTCAGGCAGTTAGATACCGTTAAACGAATCGAGGTCATAAAAAACGCAAGACTCTGTTACAACTGCATGCGTTCACACAAGGGCAAGCCGTGCAATTACACTACTTGTACAATCTGTCGTAAACGACACAACActcttttacatttaaataaaaatgctaacGTGACAACGAAACCAGACGCGACCGATTCGAAAACGGAAGGTTCCGCATGA
- the LOC120357105 gene encoding uncharacterized protein LOC120357105 — protein sequence MSVLKEIVDKCKQAFFIDEEDIQATIELDEHCFTVQFAAGERVVLSKEKLKGKWKDLKKEIANLERSQGSGDGSGDNSTDDMVESKEKEQIETKEIRENNSNDGITNDDSDQTVAKTVENTVQASLSEVTKPVRKLETGKERLYKICNDCKGSANDCIRSVTTVKDLLTTVQDL from the exons ATGTCGGTTTTAAAAGAAATAGTAGACAAATGCAAACAGGCATTCTTCATTGACGAGGAAGACATTCAGGCAACGATAGAACTTGACGAGCACTGTTTCACAGTGCAGTTTGCGGCCGGAGAGCGTGTGGTACTGA GTAAAGAAAAGTTGAAAGGTAAATGGAAAGATTTGAAAAAGGAAATAGCGAATCTCGAACGAAGCCAGGGTTCAGGCGACGGTTCAGGCGATAACAGTACGGATGACATGGTTGAGTCTAAGGAGAAGGAGCAGATAGAGACAAAAGAGATCCGAGAGAATAATAGTAATGACGGTATAACGAACGACGACTCGGATCAGACCGTGGCAAAGACAGTCGAAAACACGGTGCAAGCTTCTCTCTCCGAAGTTACTAAACCTGTGCGGAAATTGGAAACAGGTAAAGAACGACTGTATAAGATCTGTAACGACTGTAAAGGATCTGCTAACGACTGTATAAGATCCGTAACGACTGTAAAAGATCTGTTAACGACTGTACAAGATCTGTAA